TTTTCATCAAAAGGGTATTTTTTTTGCAGTTCGAATATTCTATATTTGATGCGTTGAAATAGATTTTACTGTACATTTGTATTTAAGGTAATCTTCGCCATCATTTATTTTCGCACACCAATGAAAGACCATATCAATGTCCCCATTGTGATAATGGATTCAATCAAAAATCAAACTTGGTTTGTCACATTAGAAAAGTATGGAAACAGATATTAATTAATCATCATATTAGTATTTGCACAGCAATACtgatgttatatttttttcataacattGATAGATTCATCCTCATGATTGCCAAAACATATCTTCACCTGTAAAGAAGGTCGACGTCTTTAGAACACATGGAAATACAAAGATTGGGTATCAATTAACACGCTTatgtttcatttatatattttaagtacacataaatttatgtacgtTAATCTTTTCAGATCTTATAGTGAATCTTTTGCTGAAAATCTGAATTCTGAGATTGATAGTGGAATTATCATAGATCCCTTACATATTTCTGATGTTTATAAAGACGGAGTTGCAAATTTGGCATTATTAAAATGTGGTGAGGAGCGTTCTGCCATTGTAAAGATCATCAAAATTGACGGACCAAAAATTTCTTTCgtgattataaaatgaattgaatattTGCAACATACATTAGTATATGTAAATGAAGCCttattattgtttgtttatgTTTTCAATTCATTAATAGGTAATGGTGCCGGCAAAGCATAGTGATTTATTGATGAATGGAAAATTAGATCAAAATGATGTTCACAAAATTATGGAATCGGTAAATATCGACCTTTTTAATGCATGTTTGCTTttatatatgttaaaatatatgttgtatattaatttttttaaggaTTTAAATTATGACGAAACTTTCCATTTCAATATTCCTGTTGTTGCAGTACTAAATGTTATATTAACTTCTAAAGGATTAGTTTTACAATCAAATAACATAATGtaagtatgaaatttatttattttctatcaTAATTTACAAAATGCATTTTAGTTAATTGTATTTGTGTTTCAGGTAAAGTGAAGAAATAATTGCAGTCACCGTTAATAGAGAGTTCCACACATTGcattatttttgtttgatttaagttgcataaattaaaaaaaacctgattttatttgaaaaaaaatatgcatgctAGATATATATTCgttgatgttttatattataatttgaatcaattgttaaaatgatttgaatattattacacgTGTCATAATAGCGCATAGTATTGGAAATCTGAAAGTTGTTGAACCACCTCTTATGCATAACAAATACTGAATGACCTTCATTTATATTTCTCCgcttttttataattcaaagtGAAAGGAAATCAGGGTTTACAAATTTAAGTTTATTAGCAAATGTAATTGAAattctattatgtacatacatatatatgtatgtgtatacatcaATTGTTTATGTAGATATTGGATCACATTGGTTGCgtgtggatatacatacatatgtaatatttccaattgctcaatttatttcaattgagaGACAAAAAGCAGCATCCCAATTAcagctgtatatatgtaatactactatggctaaaatattattattttgttagttaagttcaatattaatattatatttcaaatttcgttaattaattttctaatcGCCTACGAATAGTAGATTCTAATGATTTTAAACGGTTCTTTATcttgaataaaatgtatttataaactttatcaatacttGTGATTAATGATATTATTGATATAAGATAACTtactaaaattgaaaaaataaattaaatgttttatttcaacaaccatatttaagtgaaatacataaatgtacgagaataaattttttttatataattatttttttaaaagaacaTTATTTTTAGTCCAAAATTTCAGTTAGATTACGTAAGTAATTTCCATAACCAATCTTGAAATCCAAAACAAGATCAAATTTTCTCacgatcataaaacttcatctattgattcttcaaatataaatataggtaaagtaaaaattgatgtattggATTAAGAATTGTAAGTTGGTATGTATTTGAGCTTTTTTACTAGTACCATGTATatattaacatttaaataagataatattataaacactaaaaagaaaaatcatgTGTAAAATTGATAATGATTACTGAATTAGAACTAATAGAATGAAGTGaccattttttacaaggttcttctatatttcacttcgcttcTTGGTCTGAATATATCcaacattcttccgatcgttttgaaactttgccattttttacttacctcctttacgtttcacatggctttcgtgttattgaaatttaaaaccaGGAAATTCTTAAtctatttcaattattaaagaATCATAGTCACAAATTTAGaaaagaaataattaattttcttgaaTGCTCTTATAAATTCTAAGCAAGATtggttaaaattatacttataattacatatagtgATTAGGAAACATTTGAAAGTTCCAACATTCAATTGCGTTTTATCGCTGGACCACATATtgttttatctcacgacttaccagGCATACTGTACTCAAAACACTAGTACATACTGTACTGGTAAAAGCTGTACAGTAGAGGTCATCTTATTATGTATTGCAAACATAATAAAAAGcgttaaaaatataatcaatgtACTGCGTGAATAAATGACTATGCCAAGCAGAACAATTGTTTTTTCATCATTAGCgaggaaatatttttttgtgaataatgATTAGTTGAAATTGAACAGGCCTGCGAGCAAGTAGTATTGGTATTGAAGTGTGTGCGGTAACAGCAAAAGTGACAGCGCGAAATGTCAGTAGTCTTGAAAATGTCTTGTCTGGTGCCGCGCGCTTCTTCGAGGGGGGCTCTCATGCCGGTAAGAAACCCTCATCAGTTATCAGTTATCACATCTACCGCCTCCTTTTCCCCGGTTATGTCAACTTCAATCTTGGCAGACCTTTAAACCCCGAAATAAATGGACTTTTGTCTCATACAAAGGGCAACAATTGACTTTGATTGCCGATCTATACAATTCGGCTCACGCCTACATTCAAATCATACTCATATCTGTCAACATGAACATATGTTATCGGCATAtcgttaatttaaattaactgttTTATACGCGTacaatcagagaaatgttaacTAACTAAATATAACATACAAtacgttttaaaattattacatagcaataaatattcacttttagataaggcgctatttttatttttaccttaaacttcgtacatatatattactagtgatAAACCCGCTGAATTGTCATCGCATGGGCTatggcatattaaattattcaataaaaaatgtatatctaaataaaattaacaaaaaaacgtTGAAATCGAAATTATTACCAATTTGTGTTCGTCGAGCGTtatctacacacacacacacacacacacacacacacacacacacacacagagaatcgtcattatatatatatatatatatatatatatatatatatatatatatatatatatatatatatatatatatatatataaatatatatatatatatatatatatatatatatatatatatatatatatatatatatatatatatatatatatgtatatatatatatatatatatatatatatatatatatatatatatatatatatatatatatttttgtatcactaTTATTGTATACAACTATTATTGtatccgatgaaatatcatcgcatgggttattattattatttttataaatattttacaatctgttatttgaaaacattcagtaacattttatatttttttcctttttcggTTTGATTTGGATAAATTATCCaatggcaatgtccaatttcggtttttattttatttttattattatttttttttttttgggtatatatgtatataacttaatttggcatgggttatggcatattaagttatcaaataaaaaaaaattaaaagaaagctGTCTGTATTGTGTTTGATCTTTTCGAA
This genomic interval from Arctopsyche grandis isolate Sample6627 chromosome 8, ASM5162203v2, whole genome shotgun sequence contains the following:
- the LOC143915879 gene encoding uncharacterized protein LOC143915879, coding for MEDSTTSDLHYVKYIKQGDIIEKVWECGICNLRHHLFSHTNERPYQCPHCDNGFNQKSNLIHPHDCQNISSPVKKVDVFRTHGNTKIGSYSESFAENLNSEIDSGIIIDPLHISDVYKDGVANLALLKCGEERSAIVKIIKIDGPKISFVMVPAKHSDLLMNGKLDQNDVHKIMESDLNYDETFHFNIPVVAVLNVILTSKGLVLQSNNIM